One Williamwhitmania sp. genomic region harbors:
- a CDS encoding OsmC family protein, protein MEIKITLENGKKVNAQVGDQLIKTDQSPKSGGEGSAPEPFALFLASIGTCAGIYVKFFCDQRGIPTDNIYLTQKLDFNPTSHLYEKIVLDINLPANFPEKYLEAVKKAADQCAVKRHLLNPPKIEVNTVVSK, encoded by the coding sequence ATGGAAATTAAGATAACCCTTGAGAATGGGAAGAAAGTAAATGCCCAAGTTGGTGACCAGCTTATTAAAACAGACCAATCGCCCAAATCAGGCGGAGAAGGGAGCGCTCCAGAGCCATTTGCTCTTTTTCTAGCATCTATTGGTACATGTGCCGGCATATATGTAAAGTTCTTCTGCGACCAAAGAGGCATTCCTACCGATAACATTTACCTTACACAAAAACTTGACTTTAACCCCACAAGCCACCTCTACGAAAAAATAGTCCTGGACATAAATTTGCCAGCCAACTTTCCTGAAAAATATCTGGAAGCTGTAAAAAAAGCTGCCGATCAGTGTGCCGTTAAGCGACACTTACTAAATCCACCCAAGATTGAGGTGAATACTGTGGTTTCAAAATAG
- a CDS encoding DUF1003 domain-containing protein, protein MKLQRSDISGKEFPAHEVYRGDQIRKSVLALIQQDNPMFTEKSFISSSELSSFRKRHLEQLVLDELGDISAMEKEVIDSIAQNTILSENISETIEEQQTYGERVADKIADFGGSWTFIIAFFIFLFTWMAINVVILVSKPFDPYPFILLNLILSSLAAIQAPIIMMSQNRKEDKDRKRSEYDYKVNLKSELEIRIINEKIEHLINHQTQRLLEIQSIQTDFLDEILKKVDGHKK, encoded by the coding sequence ATGAAATTGCAGCGATCCGACATTTCAGGAAAAGAGTTCCCAGCCCATGAGGTTTATCGTGGTGACCAAATCCGTAAGAGTGTATTAGCTCTAATTCAGCAAGATAATCCAATGTTCACTGAGAAATCTTTTATCTCTTCCTCCGAGCTAAGTAGCTTTAGAAAACGTCACCTAGAGCAGCTGGTGCTCGATGAGTTAGGTGATATTTCTGCCATGGAGAAGGAGGTTATTGATAGCATTGCACAAAATACCATCTTGTCAGAAAATATTAGCGAAACTATTGAAGAACAGCAAACGTATGGTGAGCGGGTTGCCGATAAGATTGCCGATTTTGGGGGCAGCTGGACATTTATCATCGCTTTTTTCATTTTCCTCTTTACGTGGATGGCCATCAATGTGGTTATTCTGGTCTCCAAACCCTTCGACCCTTACCCATTCATTTTGCTCAACCTTATTCTTTCCAGCTTGGCAGCTATTCAGGCACCAATCATTATGATGAGCCAAAACCGAAAGGAAGATAAGGATAGGAAGAGGTCGGAATACGACTATAAGGTCAACCTGAAATCAGAGCTGGAGATTCGTATCATTAATGAGAAAATAGAACATCTCATTAATCACCAAACCCAACGATTATTGGAAATCCAATCGATACAAACCGACTTTTTAGATGAAATTCTAAAAAAAGTTGATGGTCACAAAAAATAG